The following are encoded in a window of Thalassotalea insulae genomic DNA:
- a CDS encoding DMT family transporter: MPKLTIGLAMLLLIIGNNIAVLSDALIKNLPKDVAVYQFILYRQLSAIVLLIPFCIFSKNTHFFTGLKWHIVRGHIWLFGAVFMVIALSTLPLATVNALFYTAPILMLLLAMLFFKEKGTFSSILVAALGFIGVLIIVKPSHFSWAVLAAFIVALTMALNNLLVKKLPSHHNVFQTLLLTSLVGTPVALALVLWEGQAWSWPSLFIATSSNVFILTYAGICVWVYRYIEANKIAAAEYTGLIGAIAIGILWFNESPEPTMYLGSAMIVLPLIWLAKKEQSKQKIVNS, translated from the coding sequence ATGCCAAAGTTAACGATTGGATTAGCGATGCTTTTACTGATTATTGGCAATAACATCGCCGTACTTTCAGATGCGTTAATTAAAAATTTACCGAAAGATGTCGCTGTGTATCAGTTCATTCTGTATCGCCAGTTAAGCGCCATCGTTCTGTTAATTCCGTTTTGTATCTTTAGCAAAAACACGCATTTTTTTACCGGACTAAAATGGCATATTGTCAGAGGTCATATTTGGCTGTTCGGTGCTGTTTTTATGGTTATTGCACTCAGCACGTTACCTTTGGCTACCGTAAATGCCCTGTTTTATACTGCCCCAATATTAATGCTGCTGTTAGCCATGCTCTTTTTTAAAGAAAAGGGGACATTTTCATCAATATTGGTTGCAGCCTTAGGGTTTATTGGCGTGTTAATTATCGTCAAACCTTCACATTTTAGCTGGGCTGTACTAGCCGCATTCATCGTTGCATTAACCATGGCATTAAACAATTTACTGGTAAAAAAACTGCCATCACACCATAACGTCTTTCAAACCTTATTACTGACTAGCTTGGTTGGCACGCCCGTGGCACTGGCATTAGTATTATGGGAAGGACAAGCGTGGAGCTGGCCATCATTATTCATTGCCACCAGTTCTAACGTTTTTATCCTCACATACGCCGGCATATGTGTTTGGGTTTATCGCTACATAGAAGCCAATAAAATTGCAGCAGCAGAGTACACAGGGTTAATCGGTGCGATTGCCATTGGCATACTATGGTTTAATGAGTCTCCAGAGCCCACCATGTATTTAGGCTCAGCAATGATCGTACTGCCGCTGATATGGTTGGCGAAGAAAGAACAAAGCAAGCAAAAAATAGTAAATAGCTAA
- a CDS encoding LysR family transcriptional regulator → MRPPLKAIQCFDAVARLNSFSKAAEELHVTQSAVSHQVKQLEEYLNASLFIRQGRTFSLSDVGQTYYQEVSHALGAISNASRMVREGTSGNIRMALYSSLAVKWLIPRLDDFRKRYPHIELTVNMITDDVECHDRIADCFITVNPPRKGYLHKVLYQEKLIPVCSQQLWKTIKTAPLPEAMWQQTLLSAQYFGVNKALNTDWLRWCDSAGFTLPPETKICHFSHVLLANEAAKYHMGIMLMDSMLLSIEDKEAGLVQVHQHALITGDNYYFVYKNSQANNSDMKVLEQWLIEQCKK, encoded by the coding sequence ATGAGGCCGCCATTAAAAGCCATTCAGTGTTTTGACGCTGTAGCCCGATTAAATAGCTTTTCTAAAGCTGCAGAAGAGTTACATGTTACTCAAAGTGCGGTTAGTCATCAGGTAAAACAGCTGGAGGAATATTTAAACGCAAGTCTCTTTATTCGACAAGGTAGAACCTTCTCATTGTCGGACGTTGGTCAAACATATTATCAAGAAGTGAGCCATGCACTTGGCGCTATATCAAATGCTAGCAGGATGGTCAGAGAGGGGACATCTGGCAATATCCGCATGGCTTTATATAGCTCGTTAGCGGTAAAGTGGCTGATCCCTCGATTAGATGATTTTAGAAAACGATACCCGCATATTGAATTGACTGTGAACATGATAACCGACGATGTTGAATGTCATGATCGCATTGCAGATTGTTTTATTACGGTAAATCCCCCTCGTAAGGGCTATTTACATAAAGTTTTATATCAAGAAAAACTTATTCCAGTGTGCAGTCAACAACTATGGAAAACAATAAAAACGGCACCACTTCCTGAGGCGATGTGGCAACAAACTTTGCTTTCTGCTCAGTATTTTGGTGTGAATAAAGCGTTAAATACCGATTGGTTACGTTGGTGTGATTCCGCCGGTTTTACGTTACCACCAGAGACTAAGATTTGCCATTTCAGCCATGTGTTGTTAGCAAATGAAGCGGCTAAATATCATATGGGAATCATGCTAATGGATAGCATGTTATTAAGCATTGAAGATAAAGAAGCAGGCCTGGTTCAAGTGCATCAACACGCATTAATTACGGGGGATAATTATTATTTCGTTTATAAAAACAGTCAGGCCAATAACAGCGATATGAAGGTGTTAGAACAGTGGCTGATTGAACAATGCAAGAAATAA
- a CDS encoding TIGR04552 family protein produces the protein MNINPWRSTSVRTALEGRSFIDAKRIHIHTEQEANAFLTCYGFDLQDPADLEEIEMLRQEAIELIEQELLKDGEVIPPELKEQQNVIQYILNASGHGKKELTPWSGAILRVLHTLTHSHSYLNDLYHDDIRKQIFQRFDGHIVKENDKCSLGDIALVDVEFRTVKSRRSVAMKLLHKTENVAADIFDWIGIRFITHSRADVLDVLAFLRVQHILTYANIKPSRSRNTLIDLTWLDQCFDQGMPVEQIKEKMQSLVYPTIEQGTSTNPFSEVSYHSVQITCRQRIKIIQPNGKHLCFYFPFEIQLMDQHSYLASREGLASHAEYKKRQRNAVRKRVLPFLP, from the coding sequence ATGAATATCAACCCTTGGCGTAGCACTTCGGTTCGTACAGCCTTAGAAGGACGCTCGTTTATCGATGCGAAGCGTATTCATATCCATACAGAGCAAGAAGCCAACGCATTCTTAACTTGCTATGGTTTCGACCTTCAAGACCCGGCAGATCTTGAAGAAATTGAAATGCTGCGCCAGGAAGCCATTGAATTAATTGAGCAGGAATTATTAAAAGACGGGGAAGTTATTCCACCCGAGCTCAAAGAACAGCAAAATGTCATCCAATATATTTTAAATGCATCAGGCCACGGCAAAAAAGAACTCACCCCGTGGAGCGGTGCAATTCTGCGAGTGTTGCACACCTTAACTCATAGTCATTCTTATCTGAATGATTTATACCATGATGATATTCGCAAGCAGATTTTTCAGCGCTTTGACGGTCATATCGTCAAAGAGAATGACAAGTGCTCTTTAGGAGATATTGCCTTAGTTGACGTAGAATTTAGAACCGTTAAATCCCGCCGCTCTGTCGCAATGAAGTTACTTCATAAAACGGAAAATGTCGCCGCAGATATTTTTGACTGGATTGGTATTCGATTTATTACCCATTCTCGTGCCGATGTACTTGATGTATTAGCCTTTTTGAGAGTTCAACATATACTGACTTATGCCAACATTAAACCCTCACGATCACGCAATACCTTAATTGATTTAACATGGTTAGATCAATGCTTTGACCAGGGTATGCCCGTTGAGCAAATAAAAGAAAAAATGCAGTCACTTGTTTATCCAACCATTGAACAAGGTACATCGACGAATCCATTTAGTGAAGTCTCTTATCATTCAGTACAAATTACTTGCCGCCAGCGTATCAAAATCATCCAACCTAATGGCAAGCACCTTTGCTTTTACTTTCCGTTTGAAATTCAATTGATGGATCAGCACAGTTACTTAGCGTCCAGGGAAGGCTTAGCTTCACATGCTGAATATAAAAAACGCCAGCGAAATGCAGTGAGAAAGCGGGTATTGCCATTTTTACCATAA
- a CDS encoding DUF4238 domain-containing protein, translating into MSNITKNQHFVPQFLLKNFTSPNETINIYDSARELLRPPTSVNRVLAENYFYDKDNSVEHFLRDHVEGPASLIVKQFSPHQQSQAVPLNQKSKIDVLRFLTVQLNRTPRALNDSLGNIDNFFDDLFKEIGRLNNFEESVINSVKFKLDDPKDILRMQTIEAAFNWPLINDLEWHFLINSTDLDFVISDHPVVHYNWYLRDSIEMDYTAITNHGVQMFLPLSPIVTLCLYDKKIYKLGNKNCSYTEVNNKSDINILNDLQFRSRESFIVFSDIAQSEYVRNKCRLIPQNSMFNKFSSSTAPVEDGSGQLKSTQMQWREQFSINKWLSFSKVKNKLRKKTIRSYIRRPDIVRERDIFLDKMRNGGQSTPIK; encoded by the coding sequence ATGTCGAACATAACTAAAAATCAGCATTTTGTGCCTCAGTTCTTATTAAAGAACTTTACATCGCCTAATGAGACGATAAATATTTATGACTCTGCTAGAGAGTTATTAAGACCACCAACAAGCGTTAATCGTGTGTTAGCAGAGAATTATTTTTATGACAAAGATAATTCTGTAGAGCATTTTTTGCGGGATCATGTTGAAGGGCCTGCATCATTGATAGTAAAACAATTTTCACCTCATCAGCAAAGCCAAGCAGTTCCTTTAAACCAAAAATCTAAAATAGATGTTCTTAGGTTTCTAACGGTTCAATTGAATCGCACACCAAGAGCACTTAACGATTCGCTAGGTAATATCGATAACTTTTTTGATGATCTATTTAAAGAAATTGGAAGATTAAACAATTTTGAAGAGAGTGTTATAAACAGTGTAAAGTTTAAGCTTGATGATCCAAAAGACATTTTGCGGATGCAAACTATTGAGGCAGCTTTTAATTGGCCTTTAATTAATGATCTTGAGTGGCATTTTCTCATCAATAGTACTGATTTAGATTTTGTAATATCTGATCACCCTGTTGTACATTACAATTGGTATTTACGTGACTCTATAGAAATGGACTATACAGCGATTACAAACCACGGTGTCCAAATGTTTCTGCCACTTTCGCCAATAGTTACTCTTTGTTTATATGACAAAAAAATTTATAAGCTAGGAAACAAAAATTGTAGTTACACAGAAGTTAATAATAAATCAGATATTAATATATTAAATGATTTGCAGTTCAGAAGTAGAGAGTCGTTTATTGTATTTAGTGACATAGCTCAATCAGAGTATGTTAGGAATAAATGCCGATTGATACCTCAAAACAGTATGTTTAATAAATTTTCATCCTCAACAGCGCCTGTTGAGGATGGTAGTGGACAGCTCAAATCTACGCAGATGCAATGGAGAGAGCAATTCTCGATAAATAAGTGGCTTTCATTCAGTAAAGTTAAAAATAAGTTACGAAAAAAAACTATTCGCAGCTATATAAGACGGCCTGATATTGTACGTGAGCGAGACATTTTTTTAGATAAAATGAGGAATGGTGGTCAGAGTACCCCAATAAAGTAG
- a CDS encoding S41 family peptidase, with product MTTIRIFSLFLFTIYLLNIKCALGDNELNKLNKQLSPAKMQQDIDAWREWLSHTHPNLSIRMAKVAAFDQAITTLKASLNTPLTNQEFLAKITRLNSQFNDGHMNIMVNSQSKLTQAILASGQGLFPFEVIVDKGHLYISTELGGNKSEYEKQEITQINGRNATAIYADLLERTYGDTPTHREAILSEKFALYYWLFVSKASKFDIEVNTIQGTKSIQVSASMATPKAQQNESFDDLFKFEILDNNQALMTIKLFWWQDKEQFYQFTETAFKQLKKHGIGHLIIDIRHNPGGDDDMWKKGLLTYLADQPYRHTSRYTKKIIAKYMDEGETAGDIITKNYDHFEQVTHNNPLAFSGHVSVLIGKVTYSSAILFANTVQDFDFADLIGEESAGYSWQTGGIQFFTFPNSGLKAVSPRFYLERPSGKGKGKSVIPDIYIKDNPLDSREAIIKLAQLNAK from the coding sequence ATGACAACAATCCGTATTTTTAGCCTTTTTCTCTTTACGATATATTTGCTTAACATCAAGTGTGCGTTGGGCGATAACGAATTAAACAAATTAAATAAGCAATTAAGCCCAGCAAAAATGCAACAAGATATTGATGCATGGCGCGAATGGTTAAGCCATACACACCCTAATCTTAGTATTCGTATGGCAAAAGTTGCAGCATTTGACCAAGCAATAACCACACTCAAAGCTTCATTGAACACACCTCTGACCAACCAAGAATTTCTAGCAAAAATAACGCGATTAAATAGCCAGTTTAATGATGGTCATATGAATATAATGGTCAACAGCCAATCCAAACTTACTCAGGCTATTTTAGCAAGTGGACAAGGGTTATTTCCGTTCGAAGTAATAGTAGATAAAGGACACCTATATATTTCTACTGAATTAGGTGGCAATAAAAGCGAATACGAAAAGCAAGAAATCACGCAAATTAATGGCCGTAACGCGACAGCTATCTATGCAGATTTATTAGAAAGAACCTACGGCGATACTCCTACTCACCGAGAAGCCATTTTATCAGAAAAATTCGCCTTATATTATTGGCTGTTTGTTAGCAAAGCCAGCAAATTTGACATAGAAGTGAATACAATCCAAGGAACAAAAAGCATCCAAGTCTCAGCCAGTATGGCAACTCCCAAAGCACAGCAGAATGAATCCTTTGACGACTTGTTTAAATTTGAAATTTTAGATAATAACCAGGCATTGATGACTATCAAACTATTCTGGTGGCAAGATAAGGAACAGTTTTATCAATTTACAGAAACAGCTTTCAAACAACTTAAGAAGCACGGTATCGGGCACCTCATTATTGATATTCGCCATAACCCAGGTGGTGATGATGATATGTGGAAAAAAGGTTTGCTCACTTACTTAGCAGATCAACCATACCGACATACCAGCCGCTATACAAAAAAAATTATTGCCAAGTATATGGATGAAGGTGAAACAGCTGGCGACATAATTACCAAAAACTATGACCATTTCGAGCAGGTAACTCACAACAACCCGCTGGCGTTTAGCGGCCACGTATCTGTGTTAATTGGGAAGGTGACTTATTCTTCTGCGATCTTATTTGCTAATACAGTGCAGGATTTCGACTTTGCAGACCTTATAGGGGAAGAGTCCGCTGGCTATTCATGGCAAACAGGTGGTATCCAATTTTTTACCTTTCCCAACTCAGGGCTCAAAGCAGTGAGTCCTAGATTCTACCTTGAACGCCCAAGTGGCAAAGGTAAAGGAAAGTCCGTTATCCCTGATATTTATATAAAAGATAATCCACTTGACTCACGTGAAGCCATAATAAAATTAGCTCAATTAAACGCGAAGTAA
- a CDS encoding tRNA-binding protein encodes MKHAPVKALITLDDIAKLDIRVGTIVKVCEIEKSNKLMKLSVDFGDHHRTILAGIKQERTDPFGITGKQALFVLNLPEKKMAGELSQGMLFDIGYEDKQRPCLAMPEVPMPNGCRAG; translated from the coding sequence TTGAAGCATGCACCAGTAAAAGCGTTAATAACACTTGACGATATCGCGAAACTGGATATTAGAGTGGGCACGATTGTTAAGGTCTGTGAAATTGAAAAATCAAATAAATTGATGAAGTTATCCGTTGATTTTGGCGATCATCATCGCACGATACTCGCAGGAATAAAGCAGGAACGCACAGACCCTTTTGGAATTACCGGCAAGCAAGCATTATTCGTGCTTAACTTGCCCGAAAAGAAAATGGCTGGCGAGCTTTCACAAGGCATGCTATTTGACATCGGCTATGAAGATAAACAGCGCCCCTGTTTAGCCATGCCTGAAGTACCAATGCCTAACGGCTGTAGAGCAGGATAA
- a CDS encoding GNAT family N-acetyltransferase, whose translation MRIADYSKERFDNCLMLFDKNCPQFFAENERKEYSNYLMNLTDSYKVVLSNDTVIAAFGIRLINTSNRCRITWIMVCPNEKGKGLGTKLMAYIKQYAQEAGSVAIDIAASHLSAPFFAQFDAKEITYLHNGWGVDMHRVDMAINL comes from the coding sequence ATGAGAATTGCAGACTACAGCAAAGAACGATTTGATAACTGCTTAATGCTTTTTGATAAAAACTGCCCGCAGTTTTTTGCTGAAAATGAACGCAAAGAGTATTCAAATTATTTAATGAATTTAACCGATAGCTATAAGGTGGTCCTATCCAATGACACTGTCATTGCTGCCTTTGGTATTCGATTGATTAACACGTCAAATAGATGCCGAATTACTTGGATCATGGTGTGCCCAAATGAGAAAGGAAAAGGTCTGGGGACAAAATTGATGGCATATATTAAACAATATGCACAAGAGGCAGGTTCTGTAGCAATTGATATTGCAGCGAGTCATTTATCCGCCCCGTTTTTCGCGCAATTTGATGCTAAAGAAATCACTTATCTCCACAATGGCTGGGGAGTTGACATGCATAGAGTTGATATGGCGATAAATCTTTAA
- a CDS encoding DUF2986 domain-containing protein, with protein MNRKKKIKSTLLAKKKKANAKLHKSNKPKYISKAERERLAEQAQENIENSES; from the coding sequence ATGAATAGAAAAAAGAAAATTAAATCGACTTTACTGGCCAAGAAAAAGAAGGCCAATGCCAAGCTACATAAAAGCAATAAACCTAAATATATCTCCAAGGCAGAACGTGAAAGGCTTGCTGAACAAGCTCAGGAAAATATTGAAAATAGTGAATCGTAA
- a CDS encoding radical SAM protein produces the protein MNDLASPRFIHLLYAPTNFCNMGCKYCYLGTGTDEKSTLKQVVSTLDKAVTDFLAEGITPFNLSFHGGEATSIPKEILESLLDYSYQYYREYGDRIKDAGYPLNPVHIKTNLFNFDKLVDVFEKYQVSISGSVDLPLKLHEKYRTDKRGRSTLAKITSNLKLLAKYKHHKKISCVVTQEHFYQLDAFIQDIKYIHYDIGLDMTKFNIMFSFDSHKNKDKFGGGIIGTEMLTQDQQVQFYKKLFEEFEGTDLEEGLKKHWFKEFTPEFCCSAVNCGDKFFLLQNNGDVYACPRGQSSKEFYYGNLFNDSIPDIINNGWQTIESIENRLPADEECFTCSYLPYCNQGCVFVREQTELTKSYTCKLQKELYKADTERYPPYDATYIEKYAAEYKYQNKISSFKKNEISLEKNKFITEELDHEDNSLSNLIAKDSILQSIYSSSNFGMDIDDTCYQLTSNTLSNKTELALMVEHSKVYLKVKRDVLRQNSSEPINNHLTLMVTRNTMVTYGDEKRYKQEHLFDYHIYSNALESCSSIVGDYYHYDITNILKMHSDLFLEGVRNNLFVTTKKLREYHYEKQKKNAFYHIQAINLPFPFIEFYWK, from the coding sequence ATGAACGACCTAGCTTCACCTCGTTTTATTCATCTTTTATATGCACCTACCAACTTTTGCAATATGGGGTGTAAGTACTGTTACCTTGGTACAGGAACAGATGAAAAATCCACTTTAAAGCAAGTGGTTTCAACGCTAGATAAAGCAGTTACTGACTTTTTGGCGGAGGGAATTACGCCATTTAATCTATCGTTCCACGGAGGGGAGGCCACTTCTATACCTAAAGAAATATTGGAAAGTCTCTTAGATTACTCATACCAATATTATCGTGAATATGGTGACCGAATTAAGGATGCGGGCTACCCTTTAAACCCTGTACATATCAAAACTAACCTATTCAATTTCGACAAACTTGTTGACGTTTTTGAAAAGTACCAAGTATCGATTAGCGGTAGTGTTGATTTGCCATTAAAGCTTCATGAGAAGTACAGAACGGACAAAAGGGGTCGTTCTACTCTAGCCAAAATAACAAGTAATCTAAAATTGTTGGCTAAATACAAGCATCATAAAAAGATATCCTGTGTTGTTACACAGGAACATTTTTACCAGCTTGACGCCTTTATCCAAGACATAAAGTATATTCATTATGATATTGGTTTAGATATGACCAAGTTTAATATCATGTTTTCTTTTGATAGCCACAAAAACAAAGATAAGTTTGGTGGTGGGATAATTGGCACTGAAATGTTGACTCAAGATCAACAAGTGCAATTCTATAAAAAGCTATTTGAAGAGTTCGAAGGAACTGATTTAGAAGAAGGACTCAAGAAACATTGGTTTAAAGAGTTTACTCCAGAGTTTTGTTGTAGCGCAGTAAATTGTGGTGATAAATTCTTTCTGTTGCAGAATAACGGTGATGTATACGCTTGCCCAAGGGGGCAATCATCAAAAGAGTTCTACTACGGGAATTTGTTTAACGACTCAATTCCAGACATTATAAATAATGGATGGCAAACTATTGAATCCATAGAAAATAGATTGCCAGCAGATGAAGAGTGTTTTACTTGTTCTTACTTACCTTATTGTAATCAAGGTTGTGTATTTGTAAGAGAACAAACAGAGTTAACTAAAAGTTATACCTGTAAGCTGCAAAAGGAGCTATACAAAGCAGATACAGAGCGCTACCCACCATACGATGCAACCTACATTGAAAAATATGCGGCAGAATATAAATACCAAAACAAAATAAGCAGTTTTAAAAAGAACGAGATTTCATTGGAAAAGAATAAATTTATAACAGAAGAGCTAGACCATGAAGATAACTCTTTATCGAATTTGATAGCGAAGGATTCAATACTTCAATCAATTTACTCTAGTTCGAATTTTGGCATGGACATTGATGATACTTGCTATCAACTAACTAGTAATACATTGTCCAACAAGACTGAGTTAGCACTGATGGTTGAACATAGCAAAGTGTACTTGAAAGTAAAAAGAGATGTTTTGCGTCAAAATAGTTCTGAACCAATAAATAATCATCTTACTTTAATGGTGACTAGAAATACGATGGTTACCTATGGTGATGAAAAAAGGTACAAACAAGAGCATCTGTTTGATTATCATATTTATTCAAATGCTCTGGAAAGTTGCTCTTCAATTGTTGGAGATTATTACCACTACGATATTACTAATATACTGAAGATGCATAGTGATTTGTTTCTTGAAGGTGTCCGAAACAATTTATTTGTCACTACAAAAAAACTACGTGAGTATCATTACGAGAAACAAAAGAAAAATGCGTTCTACCATATACAGGCGATAAATTTACCGTTTCCATTTATCGAGTTTTATTGGAAATAA